The Prionailurus viverrinus isolate Anna chromosome B4, UM_Priviv_1.0, whole genome shotgun sequence genome has a window encoding:
- the LOC125170708 gene encoding protein BRAWNIN, giving the protein MPAGVSWATYLKMFAASLLAMCAGAEVVHRYYLPDLTIPEIPPKPGELKTELLGLKKRQHEPQVSQQ; this is encoded by the coding sequence ATGCCCGCGGGCGTGTCCTGGGCCACCTACTTGAAAATGTTCGCCGCCAGCCTCCTGGCCATGTGCGCCGGGGCCGAAGTGGTGCACAGGTACTACCTGCCGGACTTGACAATACCTGAAATTCCACCAAAGCCTGGAGAACTCAAAACGGAGCTTTTGGGACTGAAAAAGAGACAACATGAACCTCAAGTTTCTCAGCAATAG